In one Calditrichota bacterium genomic region, the following are encoded:
- a CDS encoding transcriptional regulator produces the protein MNESELKNLISRGEDFHTEFKGKLPNRESLAKTITCFANSDGGKLVVGISDEGKILGVSDLDGAMRAIDDVAYNRCSPPITVVQETVPIDGKTVLVVHIPKGTQRPYRTRSGQFYVRSSNRCRQASREEMLRMFQAVQSVFYDETPVAGASDVDVDWDSFKVFLSHFLELNVPDSDLKLYFKNLRLWSGEGFPTMAGILFFGKQQPQKFFPHAKIICAAIPGNDLAIPPFDRKDMVGTIPEMIDDTQKFLNLYLREKHVINGFESEREPELPPAALREAVVNTIAHRDYTIHAPIRILLFEDRVEFHSPGKLPNTVTIESIRIGGAHVLRNPTIYNLLYKMGLVTDLGSGVRRIIYLIQKHVGKDLDMQETDSEFILALP, from the coding sequence ATGAATGAATCTGAATTGAAGAATCTAATTTCTCGCGGAGAAGATTTTCACACGGAGTTTAAAGGCAAACTTCCGAATAGGGAATCTCTCGCCAAAACAATCACCTGTTTTGCCAATTCCGATGGGGGAAAGTTGGTAGTGGGTATCTCGGATGAAGGCAAGATTTTGGGCGTATCCGACCTGGATGGGGCCATGCGCGCCATCGACGATGTAGCGTACAATCGCTGTTCGCCGCCCATTACGGTTGTTCAGGAAACGGTTCCGATTGATGGGAAAACGGTTCTGGTCGTTCACATTCCGAAAGGAACCCAGCGCCCGTACCGTACCCGAAGCGGTCAGTTTTATGTCCGTTCATCCAATCGCTGCAGGCAGGCCTCACGTGAAGAGATGCTTCGGATGTTTCAGGCGGTACAAAGTGTATTTTACGATGAAACGCCCGTGGCGGGGGCCTCGGATGTGGACGTGGATTGGGACAGTTTTAAAGTCTTCTTGTCCCATTTTCTTGAACTTAACGTACCGGATTCTGACCTGAAATTGTATTTTAAGAATCTGCGGCTGTGGAGTGGGGAGGGTTTTCCCACAATGGCGGGCATTTTGTTCTTCGGTAAACAACAGCCTCAGAAATTCTTCCCTCACGCAAAAATCATTTGCGCCGCCATTCCAGGCAACGACCTGGCCATTCCGCCTTTTGATCGAAAAGACATGGTGGGCACGATTCCTGAGATGATTGACGATACGCAAAAATTTCTCAATCTTTACCTCAGAGAAAAACATGTGATTAATGGCTTTGAATCCGAGCGGGAACCCGAATTACCGCCTGCCGCTTTGCGGGAAGCCGTGGTGAACACCATTGCTCACCGCGATTACACGATTCATGCCCCTATTCGGATTCTCCTATTTGAAGACCGTGTTGAATTTCACTCTCCAGGAAAGTTGCCCAATACTGTCACCATTGAAAGTATTCGAATCGGGGGGGCTCACGTCCTTCGTAACCCGACGATTTACAATCTGTTGTACAAAATGGGGCTGGTGACGGACTTGGGCAGCGGTGTGAGAAGAATAATTTATTTGATTCAAAAACACGTTGGAAAAGATTTGGATATGCAGGAAACAGATTCTGAATTTATTTTGGCTTTGCC
- a CDS encoding DUF1016 family protein, whose translation MNYSSNNLLKNALSKTLDFIEQNPQVQKDKEYVLSHYGRIFSPESIDQLTEEEFLSFLLFKNNRHWKSIHRQSKQLVSDFEKLKEALKILVDESKDIKERLDFLRPKTKAPFIKGLSRAIITPILLVVYPEKYGVLNAVSEAGMKKAGVFPKLSKGVSFAEKYIAVNNVLRQIRDDFNIDFWILDILWWNIGEEISEPTEIEIEEDLEFQFEKYLQEFLIENWENIDRFKDWEILEEDDELIGVEYQTNKVGNIDILAKRKLGKDWLVIELKKGRTSDKTIGQILRYIGWVRKNLAESNAKVKGLIIAKGVDPKLEYALKETENIDVHVYRMNFELKPYEF comes from the coding sequence ATGAATTATTCCTCTAATAACTTGTTAAAAAATGCTCTTTCAAAAACTTTGGATTTTATTGAGCAAAACCCCCAGGTTCAAAAAGACAAAGAATACGTGCTTTCCCATTATGGCCGAATTTTTTCGCCGGAAAGTATTGATCAATTAACGGAAGAAGAATTTTTGTCTTTTCTACTATTCAAGAATAACCGCCATTGGAAAAGCATCCACAGGCAATCCAAACAATTAGTTAGCGACTTTGAAAAACTAAAAGAAGCCCTTAAAATTCTGGTAGATGAATCCAAAGATATCAAAGAACGGCTCGATTTTTTGCGTCCAAAGACCAAAGCGCCTTTTATTAAGGGATTAAGTAGGGCCATTATTACTCCTATTCTTTTGGTTGTCTACCCGGAAAAATATGGGGTTCTAAATGCTGTTTCCGAGGCGGGAATGAAAAAAGCAGGAGTTTTCCCTAAATTGTCCAAAGGGGTCAGTTTTGCCGAAAAATATATTGCTGTGAATAATGTTCTTCGCCAAATTCGGGACGATTTCAACATTGATTTTTGGATTTTGGATATTTTGTGGTGGAATATTGGCGAAGAAATTTCGGAACCAACTGAAATAGAAATAGAAGAAGATTTAGAGTTCCAGTTTGAAAAATATTTGCAGGAGTTCCTGATCGAGAATTGGGAAAATATTGATCGCTTTAAAGATTGGGAAATTTTAGAAGAAGATGACGAACTGATTGGTGTAGAATATCAAACAAACAAAGTTGGGAACATTGACATTTTAGCGAAAAGAAAATTGGGGAAGGATTGGCTTGTGATTGAACTCAAAAAGGGGAGAACCAGTGACAAAACGATCGGCCAAATTTTGCGCTACATTGGCTGGGTACGAAAAAACCTTGCTGAAAGCAATGCAAAAGTAAAAGGACTCATCATTGCAAAAGGCGTTGATCCCAAACTTGAATATGCCTTAAAAGAAACAGAAAATATCGACGTGCACGTGTACCGGATGAATTTTGAGCTGAAGCCCTACGAATTTTAG
- the amrB gene encoding AmmeMemoRadiSam system protein B codes for MKIFRAFLLIFLEGLIFTSMSVAQIPQALPKTAVPSTPLVRGLKDTVGFAISAPQMDLTVRLSRKADAQKLEANAEKYNLKPGHFFIAGISPHDDFIYAGPVYAHLYPYLQAKRVVIFGVSHYARRYHVENTLVFDDFKKWRSPYGLVPVSSLREEILAKLPKADYIVSSPMQAEEHSVEALVPWLQYYNRDVEIVSILVPYMGWNKLEGLASDLSGVLAQLIQAHHWKLGTDIAFLISNDCSHYGDQGWGGRNFAPFGVGCKGLKKGTARDRKIAQETLCSRLTSDKVHDFYNRVLDPKDYYKYKVTWCGRFAVPFGTTTLVHLMKELHHKPLTGMFLRYGDSVELGELDVRHTGMGVTAPANLHHWVGYVAIGYR; via the coding sequence ATGAAAATATTTAGAGCGTTTTTGTTGATTTTCCTTGAGGGCCTCATTTTTACCTCGATGTCCGTGGCTCAGATCCCGCAAGCTCTTCCCAAAACGGCGGTTCCCTCCACACCCCTGGTACGGGGGCTGAAGGACACGGTTGGCTTTGCGATTTCGGCCCCACAAATGGATTTGACCGTACGCCTGAGCCGCAAGGCGGATGCCCAAAAACTTGAAGCTAACGCTGAAAAATACAATCTGAAACCGGGCCATTTTTTCATTGCGGGCATTTCACCTCACGATGATTTTATTTACGCCGGTCCCGTTTACGCCCACCTGTACCCCTATTTGCAGGCGAAGCGGGTGGTGATTTTTGGTGTGTCCCATTACGCCCGGCGTTACCATGTGGAGAATACATTGGTTTTTGACGATTTTAAGAAATGGCGGAGCCCTTACGGTTTGGTGCCGGTTTCATCGCTCCGGGAAGAAATTCTGGCCAAACTTCCCAAAGCAGATTACATCGTTAGCAGTCCGATGCAGGCTGAGGAGCATTCCGTGGAGGCGCTCGTTCCCTGGCTTCAATATTACAACCGCGACGTGGAAATTGTGTCTATTCTGGTACCCTATATGGGGTGGAACAAACTGGAGGGCCTGGCCTCAGATCTGTCGGGTGTGCTGGCCCAGCTCATTCAAGCTCACCACTGGAAGTTGGGAACGGACATTGCCTTTCTTATTTCCAACGACTGCTCGCACTACGGCGACCAGGGCTGGGGTGGGCGCAATTTTGCTCCTTTTGGCGTGGGGTGCAAAGGTTTGAAAAAGGGTACGGCCAGGGATCGGAAGATTGCGCAAGAAACACTTTGTAGTAGGTTGACATCAGACAAGGTACACGATTTCTACAACCGTGTATTGGACCCGAAAGATTACTACAAGTACAAAGTCACCTGGTGCGGTCGCTTTGCAGTTCCATTTGGCACGACCACTCTGGTTCACCTAATGAAAGAATTACACCACAAGCCTCTCACGGGTATGTTTCTCCGCTACGGTGACAGTGTGGAGTTGGGCGAACTGGACGTGCGTCATACGGGGATGGGGGTGACGGCCCCGGCCAACCTGCACCACTGGGTCGGGTACGTGGCCATTGGGTATCGGTAA
- a CDS encoding inorganic phosphate transporter, producing MIWFFLLSGLFLGWSLGANNAANIFGTAVGTKMVRFRTAALVASIFVILGAVLDGAGATHTLGELGAVNAMAGSFTVALAAGVTVAWMTKLKLPASVSQAIVGAIIGWNFFTGSPTDLELLTKIISTWIVGPVLAAVFAIILFKLAKFFLDRAKIHLLELDAYTRLGLIVVGAFGAYSLGANNIANVMGVFVPASPFHEVRLFGFLHLSGTQQLFFLGALAIAVGICTYSYRVMRTVGNEIFRLSPVTALVVVLSESLVLLIFASEGLKKWLVAYGLPPIPLVPVSSAQALVGAIIGISIVKSGGKGINFSLLWKIASGWVSTPVAAGLLSFASLFFVQNVFQQEVVKPVTYGMSRSILVGINNQSVPIQNQGNPNGQVSRRTTRFQNRLNSVEELSEEPFFQILGSGSKNAGFWGKTGFTETYRGESVRWWIRSKMHPGATVAHDF from the coding sequence ATGATCTGGTTTTTTCTGCTTAGCGGACTCTTTTTAGGCTGGTCACTGGGTGCTAACAATGCGGCCAACATTTTTGGTACGGCTGTAGGAACCAAAATGGTGCGCTTCCGAACGGCGGCTCTGGTGGCGAGTATTTTTGTGATTTTAGGCGCTGTCTTGGATGGCGCCGGGGCGACGCATACCCTGGGGGAATTGGGAGCCGTCAACGCCATGGCCGGGTCCTTTACGGTAGCCCTCGCGGCCGGAGTCACCGTTGCCTGGATGACCAAACTCAAATTACCCGCTTCCGTTTCCCAAGCTATTGTTGGGGCCATTATTGGCTGGAATTTCTTTACCGGCTCACCAACGGATTTAGAACTACTGACGAAAATCATTTCAACCTGGATTGTTGGGCCGGTTCTGGCAGCTGTTTTTGCCATCATTTTGTTCAAATTGGCCAAATTCTTTCTGGATCGCGCGAAAATTCATCTTCTGGAACTGGATGCCTATACCCGGCTCGGGCTCATTGTGGTGGGGGCCTTCGGCGCCTACAGTTTGGGAGCAAATAATATTGCGAATGTCATGGGCGTGTTTGTCCCGGCGTCGCCTTTTCACGAGGTTCGCCTTTTTGGATTTCTCCACCTTTCGGGAACCCAGCAACTTTTTTTCCTGGGTGCCCTGGCCATTGCCGTGGGAATTTGCACCTATTCCTATCGGGTTATGAGAACGGTTGGGAATGAAATTTTTCGTCTTTCACCCGTAACAGCATTGGTAGTGGTCCTTTCAGAATCACTGGTGCTTCTTATTTTTGCTTCGGAAGGACTGAAAAAATGGTTGGTTGCTTACGGCTTGCCCCCGATACCCCTTGTACCGGTGTCCAGTGCACAAGCGCTTGTGGGGGCCATAATCGGTATTAGCATCGTCAAATCAGGCGGAAAAGGCATTAATTTTAGTCTCCTCTGGAAGATTGCTTCCGGCTGGGTGAGCACTCCCGTGGCAGCCGGGCTTCTGAGTTTTGCCAGTCTCTTTTTTGTTCAGAATGTATTTCAACAAGAGGTGGTTAAGCCGGTGACATACGGAATGTCGCGTTCGATTTTGGTCGGAATAAATAATCAGAGTGTCCCGATCCAAAATCAGGGCAACCCGAACGGGCAGGTGTCTCGTCGAACAACTCGTTTTCAAAACCGCCTGAACTCAGTGGAGGAACTCAGTGAAGAGCCGTTTTTTCAGATCCTTGGTTCCGGCTCGAAAAATGCGGGGTTTTGGGGAAAAACGGGGTTCACTGAGACGTATCGTGGTGAATCTGTCCGATGGTGGATACGGTCAAAAATGCACCCTGGTGCGACCGTTGCTCACGATTTTTAA